In Dermacentor variabilis isolate Ectoservices chromosome 11, ASM5094787v1, whole genome shotgun sequence, one genomic interval encodes:
- the LOC142564011 gene encoding uncharacterized protein LOC142564011 isoform X3, which yields MASQEQRYTLCGFTGELDWRPLNFAERIPAHRICNACGVLPRVTAFLPCRHVLCNSCYEQCVLREGHACPLDGKMLE from the exons ATGGCTTCTCAAGAGCAACGATACACGCTGTGTGGTTTTACCGGAGAATTGGACTGGAGACCTTTGAATTTCGCCGAGCGTATTCCTGCTCACAGAATATGCAACGCGTGTGGCGTGCTGCCCAGAGTGACCGCTTTTCTGCCCTGTCGACACGTGCTGTGCAACAGCTGCTACGAGCAGTGCGTGCTCCGTGAGGGTCACGCCTGCCCACTCGACG gTAAAATGCTGGAATGA
- the LOC142564011 gene encoding uncharacterized protein LOC142564011 isoform X1, which yields MASQEQRYTLCGFTGELDWRPLNFAERIPAHRICNACGVLPRVTAFLPCRHVLCNSCYEQCVLREGHACPLDGEQFLQEDADWRDFPLKNLLRRKVKCWNEERGCDIVLAASELNNHFCNDCDYHATSCPKCSKLVLRSNVAGHLESKCQDYVLSLMSWALEKSDSQQKAMMMALNASLDVRVVEMKKRLDDIIRDHAAQNGHLTNISHCINTVKETLLQKSSESSTLDHFASQSTVTLSSVRAVEEKLIDHSGEARMLAGAITDSIKDLKEGLEDTKRTVNHLKENNTQSTLQAELREQLTTYTAVLKKTCEGVDALKEAFGKVLDGSTRTICTKCAGSVAGIAEVEDTQKQVVPSALNKEKELALNTINIRRYEFFAKGYKAMKDDVCSKGFHSYSSDKTYMCGYHVSPGVYFRKEGDNVLLHAGFQLHKGVIDEFLQWPFSQAIQLTVKHPSVSKRRQILWNTCDELKFYGRPEQSSNKIYHPLHSIRVDVLEREGYVKDEKLHIVWEILPKDVAK from the exons ATGGCTTCTCAAGAGCAACGATACACGCTGTGTGGTTTTACCGGAGAATTGGACTGGAGACCTTTGAATTTCGCCGAGCGTATTCCTGCTCACAGAATATGCAACGCGTGTGGCGTGCTGCCCAGAGTGACCGCTTTTCTGCCCTGTCGACACGTGCTGTGCAACAGCTGCTACGAGCAGTGCGTGCTCCGTGAGGGTCACGCCTGCCCACTCGACGGTGAGCAGTTCCTTCAAGAAGACGCTGACTGGAGAGACTTTCCTTTAAAGAACCTGCTCAGGCGGAAG gTAAAATGCTGGAATGAAGAACGTGGCTGCGACATAGTTTTGGCTGCATCAGAGCTGAACAACCATTTCTGCAATGACTGTGACTACCACGCTACATCGTGCCCTAAATGTTCGAAGCTCGTGCTCCGTAGTAATGTTGCCGGGCATTTAGAAAGCAAATGTCAAGATTATGTGCTGTCTCTGATGTCCTGGGCTCTAGAAAAGTCAGACAGTCAGCAAAAAGCAATGATGATGGCTCTGAATGCAAGCTTAGACGTGCGAGtagttgaaatgaaaaaaaggctAGACGATATTATTAGGGATCATGCTGCCCAAAATGGTCACCTAACTAATATTTCACATTGCATCAACACGGTCAAGGAAACACTGCTACAAAAGTCGAGTGAAAGTAGTACCTTGGATCACTTTGCTTCACAATCTACAGTTACGTTATCCTCAGTCAGAGCAGTCGAGGAAAAATTGATTGACCACAGTGGTGAGGCGCGCATGCTTGCAGGAGCAATAACCGATTCAATAAAAGACCTGAAGGAAGGCTTAGAAGACACGAAGCGAACTGTCAACCACCTCAAAGAAAACAATACGCAAAGCACGTTGCAAGCGGAGTTGAGAGAACAGTTGACGACGTATACCGCTGTGCTCAAGAAAACTTGCGAAGGTGTTGATGCGCTGAAGGAAGCTTTTGGAAAAGTGTTGGACGGCAGCACAAGGACAATCTGCACAAAGTGCGCAGGAAGTGTTGCTGGCATTGCTGAAGTGGAGGACACTCAGAAGCAAGTAGTGCCGAGCGCATTGAATAAGGAAAAAGAGTTGGCCCTAAATACAATCAACATAAGGCGATATGAGTTTTTTGCTAAGGGATACAAAGCAATGAAGGACGACGTCTGTTCGAAAGGCTTTCATTCTTACTCGAGCGACAAGACATACATGTGTGGCTATCACGTGTCGCCAGGAGTGTACTTCAGAAAAGAGGGAGACAATGTCTTATTGCATGCTGGTTTTCAGCTGCACAAGGGTGTGATCGATGAATTTCTACAGTGGCCTTTCAGTCAGGCTATTCAGCTGACCGTGAAACATCCGTCCGTAAGTAAACGGCGTCAGATACTGTGGAACACGTGTGATGAACTTAAGTTCTATGGAAGGCCCGAACAATCGAGTAACAAAATCTATCACCCCTTGCACTCAATTCGCGTAGATGTTCTTGAACGTGAAGGGTACGTCAAGGACGAGAAGCTTCATATAGTGTGGGAGATTCTTCCGAAAGACGTAGCAAAATAA
- the LOC142564011 gene encoding uncharacterized protein LOC142564011 isoform X4 yields MASQEQRYTLCGFTGELDWRPLNFAERIPAHRICNACGVLPRVTAFLPCRHVLCNSCYEQCVLREGHACPLDGKMLE; encoded by the coding sequence ATGGCTTCTCAAGAGCAACGATACACGCTGTGTGGTTTTACCGGAGAATTGGACTGGAGACCTTTGAATTTCGCCGAGCGTATTCCTGCTCACAGAATATGCAACGCGTGTGGCGTGCTGCCCAGAGTGACCGCTTTTCTGCCCTGTCGACACGTGCTGTGCAACAGCTGCTACGAGCAGTGCGTGCTCCGTGAGGGTCACGCCTGCCCACTCGACG